From the Candidatus Oleimmundimicrobium sp. genome, the window ACCGTTTGCATCAAGCCAGGGATTTAACCAGATATCAATGCGGGTTTGGACATGAGGAAAAAATCCGTAACAGGCAGTGGCACCCACAACAAACAAAGCTCCTCCGGCGATTATATATGCCACCCTTCCTGTGGCCACATAAAGAATGGCAAGAAAAGTTCCAAAAAAAAGGAGTGAGGAACCGAGGTCTTTTTCAAAAATCAATATAATCAGAGATACGGCCCACATAACCAAGAGGGGCCCAAAGTGTTTAAGGTCGGGGACACCTATTTTTCCAACTCGCCGAGTTACTGTTGAAAGGAGCTCCGATTTCTCTTTTAAATAGGCGGCTAAAAAAATGATTATCAATATTTTAGCGACTTCCGCGGGTTGAAATGAGAGAGAGCCAATCCTTAACCAAAGTTTTGCTCCGTGTATTTCTCTTCCCAAAAAAGCGGGGAGGAGAAGGAGGACAACTCCAGTTAGCGCGCAAACATATTTGTAGTTTTTAATAAGGCGGTAATTTTTACCTCCAAAAAATATTAAAACAAGCATTGTGGCCAGAATACTCAGGCCAACCCAAAGCAATTGCAGCCAAACAAGGTCGGGCTTGAGGCGGTATATCATAATTGTGCCCAGAGAAACTAAGAAAAAAGCAGACGGCAAAAAGAAGTAATCCGCGTTTGGTAAAAAAAAGCGGCAAGATAGGTGAGCAGCTAAAAAAAGAAGAAACAGTATCCCGATGAAAAAAACAGCTCCCATAGATATGCCACCAAAATTTGACAGATCTACTA encodes:
- a CDS encoding FtsW/RodA/SpoVE family cell cycle protein, with the translated sequence MLNKRNRETILFLLVFLCVLIGVILVDLSNFGGISMGAVFFIGILFLLFLAAHLSCRFFLPNADYFFLPSAFFLVSLGTIMIYRLKPDLVWLQLLWVGLSILATMLVLIFFGGKNYRLIKNYKYVCALTGVVLLLLPAFLGREIHGAKLWLRIGSLSFQPAEVAKILIIIFLAAYLKEKSELLSTVTRRVGKIGVPDLKHFGPLLVMWAVSLIILIFEKDLGSSLLFFGTFLAILYVATGRVAYIIAGGALFVVGATACYGFFPHVQTRIDIWLNPWLDANGKGYQIAQSLFAIASGGISGSGLGQGFPLHIPAVHTDFIFSAICEELGFLGGVAVSVVYLLIAYRGLKVGLQTEDIFGKLLAVGLTSIFAIQSWVIMAGVTRLIPLTGITLPFMSYGGSSMLSNFILLGFLLSISAETSSENNELLEGVINDE